The Bacteroides acidifaciens genome includes a region encoding these proteins:
- a CDS encoding HU family DNA-binding protein, with amino-acid sequence MAKVFSFTSVLRKNMLDKEKPDMYYALTKSSGEIDIDEMAERIQRSSTVNWADVLCVLRALQTEMIESFKKAEIVRLGGLGSFYVTLRSSGALIPKDVKEGLIKGARVRFRPGKEIKNALKTLEYSKYKPENSDGDKSDPEKPGGNPDPNPGGDDGETPDPAA; translated from the coding sequence ATGGCAAAAGTATTTTCATTCACCAGCGTGCTTCGTAAAAACATGCTGGACAAGGAAAAGCCGGATATGTATTACGCCCTGACAAAGTCGAGCGGCGAGATAGATATCGACGAGATGGCGGAACGCATCCAGCGTTCGAGTACCGTGAACTGGGCGGACGTGCTCTGCGTGCTGCGTGCGCTTCAGACGGAAATGATAGAGAGTTTCAAGAAAGCGGAAATCGTTCGCCTGGGTGGCCTCGGTTCGTTCTATGTCACGCTGCGCAGTTCGGGCGCACTCATCCCGAAAGACGTGAAAGAAGGACTGATTAAAGGCGCCCGTGTCCGTTTCCGTCCCGGTAAGGAAATCAAGAATGCGCTGAAAACGCTGGAATACAGCAAATACAAACCCGAAAACAGCGACGGAGACAAGAGCGACCCTGAAAAACCGGGTGGAAATCCCGACCCGAATCCGGGTGGTGATGACGGCGAGACCCCGGATCCGGCAGCATAA
- a CDS encoding DUF4248 domain-containing protein, producing MNTTKEEKKFELRAYDKVELALLYCPGRSQETAMKTLTRWINGCGQLVQALRDIGYNSRRHRFLRQEVEQIVRYLGEP from the coding sequence ATGAACACAACGAAAGAAGAGAAAAAATTTGAATTGAGAGCGTATGATAAAGTCGAGCTGGCGTTGCTCTACTGTCCCGGACGTTCGCAAGAAACGGCGATGAAGACGCTGACACGGTGGATTAACGGGTGCGGACAGTTGGTGCAGGCGCTGCGCGATATCGGATACAATTCGCGGCGGCATCGCTTTCTGCGCCAAGAGGTGGAGCAGATAGTCCGCTATCTGGGAGAGCCTTGA